The Phyllopteryx taeniolatus isolate TA_2022b chromosome 9, UOR_Ptae_1.2, whole genome shotgun sequence genome contains a region encoding:
- the flnbl gene encoding filamin-B isoform X4, protein MPTAEKDLADDAPWKKIQQNTFTRWINEHLKCANKRIVDLQLDLGDGLRLIALLEVLSQQKMHRRIHPRPNFRQMKLENVSVALEFLDNENVKLVSIDSKAIVDGNLKLILGLVWTLILHYSISMPMLEGDDSESESKTPKQRLLGWIQNKVPDMPITNFHQDWRTGRALGALVDGCAPGLCPDWETWDPVKPVENATEAMRLADDWLGIPQVIAPEEIIDPQVDEMSVMTYLSQFPKGKLKPGAPLKPKLNPKKARAYGPGIEPTGNRVLRPAVFTVDTFSAGQGQVTVYLDHPDGTRQELKVEPNDAKKTYNVSYVPQVVGTHKVTVLFVGQPIPKSPFEVGVDKALGDASKVAVKGPGIEPVGNVANKSTYFDIYTAGAGTGDVTVMIKDPQGLHNVVEAMMEDKGDNLYRCTYRPTQAGLHALAVTFGGAAVPKSPFSVDVGPACLPAACRATGRGLQATGMRVQQVGDFKVDTKNAGTGELKILVKDPKGVEGSVKQISRQDGVHAFEYYPLSTGKHTICIAWGGQHIPKSPFEVVVGSEAEAQQIRAWGPGLEGGVVAKPAIFVVESVGNDVGVLGFAIEGPSQAKIECEDQNDGSCDVRYWPTEPGEYAVHVTCDDDDIEHSPFIAYILPDRLSNYPDKVQAFGPGLEKSGCLVAQPTEFTVNAKDAGNGPLKIMAQDAEGLPVEVKVRSKGEGQYSCSYTPASGLKHTLAVVWGGVSVPGSPFRVNVGKGSHPSQVKVFGPGVERTGPKANEPTHFTVDCSGAGEGDVSVGIKCHSNMVGDREADVDFDIIPNANDTFTVKYIPPAAGQLTVKVLFTDKEVPQSPFLVNVDPSHNAAKVKAEGPGLARTGVESRIPTHFTALTKGAGKAPLDVSFSSPVKDYDIIDNYDYSHTVKYTPVTPGPMTIAVTFGGDPIAKSPFTVGVAEPLNLNNVGVDNLEGRVEVGQEQHFLVDVKGAGGQGRLEVEVLSPSQRSVPYKVEPQPGKDEVRRVRYTPTEEGVYAVNVSYDGHPIPGSPFPVEGLLPPDPSKVKAHGPGLKGGFVGNQAEFTIDTKGAGTGGLGLTVEGPTEAKIECSDNGDGTCSVSYLPTEPGEYLVNIQFEEVHIPGSPFRADIQMPFDPSKVVATGSGLNKAKVGEPSVVNVDCSRAGRGQLSLEAVPDTSTASAPAGVKAKTEVVDNKDGTYTVTYVPLISGMYTLLLKYGGKAVPGFPAKVMAVPAVDVSKVKVSGRGVDGKGIFREATATFMVDARPLGREGGKSVKAEIRNPSGALTDCLVKDKNDGTYSVEYTPYENGEHSVQVLYEDVPVLKNPARVCVSDGCDPSRVVATGPGLQKGLTDKTNSFNIITRGAGTGGLGITVEGPSESKMACKDNKDGSCSVDYVPSAPGLYDVNITYGGEHIPGSPFKVPVEDLVDPSKVKVSGPGVSPAVRANIPQMFTVDCSKAGLAPLAVTVGAPKGLSEPVEVTDNGDGTHTVSYTPSVDGTYSVAVQYAEDDVPRSPFHVRVLPTHDASKVLASGPGLKSEVLASFPVEFNIDAKQAGQGQLGVLITDQDGKPKLPTIHDNGDDAYKVSYVPDRAGRYTIVVKYGGDDILASPYKVQATVTGDANKCTTTGPKVGPREGLDQELFLLVDAKSAGEGKVNCVVVQPNGSEVDAQVTDNHDGTFDTLCTLLEPGDYVMYVRFGGENIPGSPFKVEATDAVPAMQERTSSQQQAAPSRVGFQPWLTSEDLADSGFRPFHMVIPFSFNRGKVTGEVLMPSGKSAQPLITDNLDGTVTVQYSPTEAGLHEMHIKYNGAHIPESPLQFYVNRSSSPSVSAYGPGLSYGVANKTAAFTVNTEDAAEGGLDLAIEGPSKADISCVDNKDGTCSVTYLPTLPGDYNILVKYNDEHIAGSPFTARITEDKQRRSQVKLGSAADFFLNINETDLSLLSASIAAPSGREEPCLLKRMANNHVGISFIPREVGEHRVSITKNGRHVANSPISIMIVQSEIGDAGRVRAHGDGLVQGTTFADASFEVDTREAGYGGLALAIEGPSKVDIQTEDMEDGTCRVTYCPTEPGNYIVSIRFSEKHITGSPFTVQVTGEGRIRESITRKQGAAPVAGVGSICDLSLKIPDDVPPVSCFFPTASRSFLSRISSSSSSSFVFFSLLCLRPPSGGKVAEPWTCARSRPR, encoded by the exons ATTCGAAAGCAATTGTGGACGGGAACCTGAAGCTGATCCTGGGTCTTGTGTGGACCCTCATCCTGCACTACTCCATCTCCATGCCCATGTTGGAGGGCGACGACAGCGAG TCCGAATCTAAGACCCCCAAGCAGCGTCTGCTGGGCTGGATCCAGAACAAAGTCCCCGACATGCCCATCACCAACTTTCACCAGGACTGGCGGACGGGGAGGGCGCTGGGGGCATTGGTGGACGGCTGCGCGCCAG gccTGTGTCCCGACTGGGAGACTTGGGATCCAGTGAAGCCGGTGGAGAACGCCACAGAAGCAATGCGGCTGGCTGACGACTGGCTGGGCATCCCTCAG gTGATCGCCCCCGAGGAGATCATCGACCCGCAGGTGGACGAGATGTCTGTGATGACGTACTTGTCTCAGTTCCCCAAAGGCAAATTGAAGCCCGGCGCTCCCCTCAAGCCCAAACTCAACCCCAAGAAGGCGCGAGCCTACGGGCCAG GTATCGAACCGACGGGCAACCGGGTGCTCCGCCCTGCCGTGTTCACGGTGGACACGTTCAGCGCCGGGCAGGGTCAAGTGACGGTCTATCTGGACCACCCGGACGGCACCAGACAAGAG CTGAAGGTGGAGCCCAACGATGCCAAGAAGACGTACAACGTCTCCTACGTCCCTCAAGTAGTTGGAACCCACAAG GTGACGGTGCTGTTTGTGGGCCAGCCCATCCCCAAGAGCCCCTTCGAGGTGGGTGTGGACAAAGCGCTGGGCGACGCCTCCAAGGTGGCGGTGAAAGGGCCGGGAATCGAACCAGTGGGCAATGTCGCCAACAAGTCCACGTACTTTGACATCTACACTGCAG GAGCCGGTACGGGAGACGTGACGGTGATGATCAAAGACCCGCAGGGCCTTCACAACGTCGTGGAGGCGATGATGGAGGACAAGGGCGACAACTTGTACCGCTGCACCTACCGGCCCACGCAGGCCGGCCTGCACGCGCTCGCCGTCACCTTCGGGGGCGCCGCTGTGCCAAAGAGTCCTTTCAGCGTGGACGTGGGACCAG CCTGCCTACCGGCCGCGTGCAGGGCAACTGGTCGTGGCCTGCAGGCGACGGGTATGAGGGTGCAACAAGTGGGCGACTTCAAGGTGGACACCAAGAACGCCGGCACTGGAGAACTGAAGATCCTCGTCAAAGACCCCA AGGGCGTCGAGGGAAGTGTGAAGCAGATCTCCAGGCAGGACGGAGTGCATGCGTTCGAGTATTACCCGCTCAGTACGGGCAAACACACCATCTGCATCGCCTGGGGCGGGCAGCACATCCCCAAGAG TCCGTTTGAGGTCGTTGTGGGTTCAGAGGCGGAAGCCCAGCAGATCCGGGCGTGGGGTCCCGGTCTGGAAGGGGGTGTCGTGGCTAAACCTGCCATTTTCGTGGTGGAGTCTGTGGGCAACGACGTTGGAGTCCTGG GCTTCGCCATCGAGGGTCCGTCCCAGGCCAAGATCGAGTGCGAGGACCAGAACGACGGCTCGTGCGACGTCCGCTACTGGCCCACGGAGCCGGGCGAGTACGCCGTCCACGTCACCTGTGACGATGACGACATCGAGCACAGCCCCTTCATAGCCTACATCCTGCCCGATCGCCTTAGCAACTACCCAGACAAG GTTCAAGCGTTCGGGCCCGGGCTGGAGAAGAGCGGCTGTCTGGTCGCCCAGCCCACAGAGTTCACCGTCAACGCTAAGGATGCTGGGAACGGACCGCTCAAGATCATGGCACAG GACGCTGAGGGTCTGCCTGTGGAGGTGAAGGTGCGCAGCAAAGGGGAGGGGCAGTACTCGTGCTCCTACACGCCCGCCTCGGGCCTCAAGCACACGCTGGCCGTGGTCTGGGGAGGGGTCAGCGTCCCCGGGAGCCCCTTCAGG gtgaacGTAGGCAAAGGCAGCCACCCGAGTCAGGTCAAAGTGTTTGGCCCGGGAGTGGAGCGGACGGGACCGAAGGCCAACGAGCCCACGCATTTCACCGTTGACTGTTCCGGAGCAGGCGAGG GTGACGTCAGCGTGGGCATCAAGTGTCACAGCAACATGGTGGGAGACCGGGAGGCCGACGTGGACTTTGACATCATCCCCAACGCCAACGACACGTTCACCGTCAAATACATCCCGCCCGCCGCGGGCCAGCTCACCGTTAAAGTGCTCTTCACTGACAAG GAAGTTCCTCAGAGTCCTTTCCTGGTCAACGTGGATCCCTCCCACAATGCAGCCAAGGTCAAAGCCGAGGGCCCCGGATTGGCTCGCACGG GCGTGGAGAGCCGAATACCGACTCACTTCACGGCCCTGACGAAAGGAGCGGGGAAAGCGCCGCTGGACGTTTCCTTCTCATCTCCTGTCAAAGATTATGACATCATCGACAACTACGACTACTCGCACACCGTCAAGTACACACCGGTCACCCCG GGCCCGATGACCATTGCGGTGACGTTCGGCGGAGACCCCATCGCAAAGAGTCCCTTCACGGTGGGCGTGGCGGAACCCCTGAACCTCAATAACGTGGGCGTGGACAACCTGGAAGGAC GTGTGGAGGTGGGCCAAGAGCAGCACTTCCTGGTTGACGTGAAGGGAGCGGGTGGTCAAGGACGCCTGGAGGTTGAGGTG CTGAGTCCCAGCCAGCGGTCTGTGCCGTATAAAGTGGAGCCGCAGCCCGGAAAAGATGAGGTGCGTCGGGTGCGTTACACCCCCACGGAAGAGGGGGTGTACGCTGTCAACGTGTCCTACGACGGACATCCAATCCCTGGGAGCCCCTTCCCCGTGGAGGGCCTGCTGCCTCCGGATCCTAGCAAG GTGAAGGCTCACGGACCGGGTCTGAAGGGAGGTTTTGTGGGGAACCAGGCCGAGTTCACCATTGACACCAAAGGAGCCGGCACAGGTGGTTTGGGTCTGACGGTGGAGGGACCCACAGAGGCCAAGATCGAGTGCTCTGATAACGGGGACGGGACCTGTTCGGTCTCTTACCTGCCCACGGAACCTGGAGAATATCTAGTCAACATCCAGTTCGAGGAGGTCCACATTCCGGGCTCACCCTTCCGTGCAGACATCCAGATGCCTTTTGACCCTAGCAAGGTGGTGGCCACTGGGTCGGGCCTGAACAAGGCCAAG GTAGGAGAGCCCAGTGTGGTCAACGTTGACTGCTCTCGTGCTGGACGCGGTCAACTCAGCCTGGAGGCCGTGCCAGACACGTCTACTGCTTCTGCACCTGCCg GTGTGAAAGCAAAGACTGAAGTGGTGGACAACAAAGACGGGACGTACACGGTCACCTACGTTCCTCTGATATCGGGTATGTACACCCTGCTGCTCAAGTACGGCGGCAAGGCCGTTCCTGGTTTCCCAGCCAAGGTGATGGCGGTCCCGGCCGTCGACGTCTCCAAAGTCAAAGTGTCCGGGCGTGGAGTGGATGGGAAAG GCATCTTCAGAGAAGCCACCGCCACGTTTATGGTGGATGCTCGCCCCTTGGGCCGGGAGGGTGGAAAAAGCGTCAAAGCGGAGATAAGGAACCCGTCCGGAGCCCTGACAGACTGCCTGGTCAAAGACAAGAACGACGGGACGTACAGCGTCGAATACACGCCCTATGAGAACG gtGAGCACAGTGTCCAGGTTCTCTATGAAGACGTACCAGTTCTAAAGAACCCAGCCAGGGTTTGCGTGTCTGACGGCTGCGACCCCAGCAGGGTGGTCGCCACGGGGCCGGGGCTCCAGAAGGGCCTGACCGACAAGACCAATTCCTTCAACATCATTACCAG GGGGGCGGGCACCGGTGGCCTGGGCATCACCGTCGAGGGTCCCTCAGAGTCCAAGATGGCGTGCAAAGACAACAAAGATGGCAGCTGCAGCGTGGACTACGTCCCCTCTGCGCCAGGCCTCTACGACGTCAACATCACCTACGGAGGGGAGCACATTCCCG GAAGTCCCTTCAAGGTCCCAGTGGAGGACCTTGTAGACCCCAGTAAAGTGAAGGTGTCTGGCCCGGGGGTGTCCCCGGCGGTCCGTGCCAACATCCCTCAGATGTTCACGGTGGATTGCAGTAAGGCGGGCTTGGCGCCTCTCGCCGTCACTGTGGGCGCCCCCAAAGGGTTGTCGGAGCCTGTGGAGGTGACGGACAACGGGGACGGCACCCACACGGTGTCTTACACGCCCTCCGTGGACGGCACCTACTCTGTGGCCGTACAGTACGCCGAAGATGACGTCCCCAGAAG TCCGTTTCATGTTCGGGTGCTTCCCACCCACGATGCCAGTAAAGTCCTAGCCAGTGGCCCCGGGCTGAAAAGCGAAGTCCTCGCCAGCTTCCCCGTGGAGTTCAACATCGACGCCAAGCAAGCGGGACAAGGCCAACTCGGCGTGCTCATCACA GATCAGGACGGCAAACCCAAGCTGCCCACGATCCACGACAACGGAGACGACGCGTACAAGGTGTCATACGTACCCGACCGCGCGGGTCGCTACACCATCGTCGTCAAGTACGGCGGCGACGACATCCTTGCCTCGCCTTACAAAGTCCAGGCCACCGTGACAGGAGATGCCAACAAGTGCACAACAACTG GGCCCAAGGTTGGCCCCAGGGAGGGCCTGGACCAGGAGCTGTTCCTCCTGGTCGACGCAAAGAGTGCGGGCGAAGGCAAGGTGAACTGCGTGGTGGTGCAGCCCAACGGCAGCGAGGTGGACGCCCAGGTGACGGACAACCACGACGGAACCTTCGACACTTTATGCACACTCCTGGAGCCTGGCGACTACGTCATGTACGTGCGTTTCGGCGGGGAGAACATTCCCGGCAGTCCCTTCAAAGTCGAG GCGACCGATGCGGTCCCCGCCATGCAAGAGCGGACGTCAAGCCAACAACAAGCCGCTCCATCAAGAGTTGGATTTCAGCCctgg TTGACGTCTGAAGACTTGGCCGACAGCGGGTTCAGACCCTTCCACATGGTCATTCCGTTCTCCTTCAACAGGGGCAAGGTCACAG GCGAGGTTCTCATGCCGTCGGGAAAGTCCGCTCAGCCGCTGATCACCGACAACCTGGACGGGACGGTCACGGTGCAGTACTCGCCCACCGAGGCCGGCCTGCATGAGATGCACATCAAGTACAACGGAGCGCACATTCCGG AGTCTCCTCTCCAGTTCTACGTGAACCGCTCCAGTAGTCCCAGCGTGTCTGCCTACGGTCCGGGCCTCAGCTACGGCGTGGCCAATAAGACTGCAGCGTTCACCGTCAACACGGAGGATGCGGCTGAAG GTGGTCTGGACCTGGCCATCGAGGGTCCGTCCAAGGCGGACATCAGCTGCGTGGACAACAAGGACGGCACGTGCAGCGTCACCTACCTTCCAACGCTGCCGGGAGATTACAACATCCTGGTCAAGTACAACGATGAGCACATTGCCGGCAGCCCGTTCACCGCCAGGATCACGG AGGACAAACAGCGCCGCTCTCAGGTGAAACTGGGCTCTGCGGCCGACTTCTTCCTGAACATCAACGAGACGGACCTGAGTCTCCTTAGCGCCAGCATCGCGGCGCCGTCCGGCCGCGAGGAGCCCTGCCTGCTCAAGAGGATGGCCAACAACCACGTGGGCATCTCCTTCATCCCCCGCGAGGTGGGCGAGCACCGGGTCAGCATCAccaagaacggacgccacgtggCCAACAGCCCCATCAGCATCATGATCGTCCAGTCCGAGATCGGAGACGCCGGGCGCGTCAGGGCGCACGGCGACGGACTCGTGCAGGGAACCACCTTCGCCGACGCCAGCTTTGAGGTGGACACGCGTGAGGCTG GTTACGGTGGGCTGGCTCTGGCCATCGAGGGTCCGAGTAAGGTGGACATCCAGACGGAGGACATGGAGGACGGAACGTGCCGTGTCACCTATTGTCCCACCGAGCCTGGAAACTACATCGTCTCCATTCGCTTCTCCGAGAAGCACATCACGG GAAGTCCGTTCACAGTGCAGGTGACGGGGGAGGGTCGCATCCGGGAGAGCATCACCCGCAAACAGGGGGCAGCGCCCGTCGCTGGCGTGGGCAGCATCTGTGACCTCAGCCTCAAGATACCAG ATGATGTTCCTCCAGTGAGCTGCTTCTTCCCGACCGCGTCTCGCTCGTTCCTCTCTcgcatctcctcctcctcctcctcctccttcgtcTTCTTCTCACTTCTCTGCCTTCGTCCGCCGTCTGGTGGGAAAGTGGCCGAG CCCTGGACATGCGCGAGGTCACGTCCGAGGTGA